The following nucleotide sequence is from Psychroserpens sp. Hel_I_66.
GGTATGACGATGAATTTTATTTTAGTAGGTTTTTCAAGAAGAAAGTAGGTGTTTCTCCCGATAATTATAGAAAGACAGTAGGTTTTGCTAAACTAGAAAAATTATGATTGTCAGTATGTCTTAAGTTGCACATAACGTGTTTGTATATGGTTTGTTGCGTGGTTTAGCACGTAATTTAGCAAATAAAAACCGAATAGAAAATCCGCGAGGATTTTCGTAAGTAGGCTAGAACTAGCAATAAATTATATACGGTGTTAGCACACGTTATTATTTTAAAGTTTCTCAAGTAATTTCGCCTTTTGCTCACTAAATTCCGTTTCTGTCAAAATTCCGCTGTCTTTTAATTTTCCAAGTTTTTCTAATTGTTCCAAAACATTTGGTTCTTGACTATTTTGTGCAATTGGTTCTTTTGGTTTTGATAATTTATCACGAACAAATTCCGCAAATATTCTTGAAGATGCTTTCTCAACATTGTCAATTGAAGCAATATTTCCAGATGTGTGAATTTTGACTTTTCCTAAAATGAGTCCAGTTTCATATTGGATTGAACTTATTTTTTCAAGAGGAAAATCCTCAACTTTTAGTCCGTAAATCATACCTTTGTCAATGAACACTAAACGTCTATTAGTAGACACTAAAATTCCATTTCCATTATTATACGTTCCTTGAATTATGTGGTCGATTTTTTCGTTTTCCGCAAGAATTTGTGGTAACTCGTTGATTTCTTTTCTCCCAAAAAATGTCGAAACATTGCTTAAATTTAGACTTTTAATTTCTGCTTTAATCTCGTTTAATTTTTCGTTTTTAGTACTGTCAGTTTCTTCCTTTTCTTGAAGAAGATTTTGTATATCAGTTAGTGAATGTTTTTTTAATTTAAACGCTATACTTGGATTTATTTTATTAATTTTTTTGTAACAAGAAGTGCAAATAACACTACCGTCATTTAATTTACCAGCACCAAATGTTGGGGTATTAATAAATTTTAATTTTACAGAACATACAGAACAATTATTCATATCGTTTAGTTGTTAAATGTTACAGGTTCAGAGTCTTTTCCCTCGTACATTGTATAATAGGTATATTCGCTCTCTCCTTTGTACCAACGATATCTTGCTTGATTAAATCTAAACATATTCAGCACTTCTTGAACTTGAGTTTGAAATTCCTGTTTGTTTTTATTTGCAGCAAAAACTCCACCACTAAAGTTTATGTATTTTTTTCCTGTTCCATTGGCTGAAACGTCAATATCGTTTTCCCACATTTTTTTTGCGACAATTTTTGCAT
It contains:
- a CDS encoding PH domain-containing protein; translation: MNNCSVCSVKLKFINTPTFGAGKLNDGSVICTSCYKKINKINPSIAFKLKKHSLTDIQNLLQEKEETDSTKNEKLNEIKAEIKSLNLSNVSTFFGRKEINELPQILAENEKIDHIIQGTYNNGNGILVSTNRRLVFIDKGMIYGLKVEDFPLEKISSIQYETGLILGKVKIHTSGNIASIDNVEKASSRIFAEFVRDKLSKPKEPIAQNSQEPNVLEQLEKLGKLKDSGILTETEFSEQKAKLLEKL